The following nucleotide sequence is from Patescibacteria group bacterium.
AATGGGAAATATTTGATAAAAATAGAAACTTAATCGGAGGAATCAAGCAGAAATGGTTAACTTATTTTATTGATAAGAATAAGAAAGAAGAAGCTGGTTTTAGTGTTAATAAATCTGTTTCTGCGGATATGGAGTGGGTAGCAGAGGCATATATGGAAACAAATTATTCGGATTTAAAAGATGAAAATTTTATTGATATTGTATTAAAATATCTTTCTTTTTCTGTTTTTCAAGGCAGATTTGATGTAATGGAACCTTTTATGAAAGAGAATAAAAAAATAAATTTATCAATCAATCACTGGAAATTATTTAAATTAAAAGATTTGTTTAAAATTTTTCTTGGTAAACCCTTGCATAAAACAGAAATTTTAGAATATTCTCCAACAATTCTAAAAGATTATTTCCCTTATATAACTAGAACAACTCAAAATAATGCTACTGAACTTTATATTCCGCATAAGGAAATTTATAATAAATATGTAAATAAGGGCAATGCTATTTGTATTGGGGCAGAGGGCTTTCAGGCGTTTTATCAAAAGGACAATTTTATAACTGGAAATAAAATCAATATAATGGGAAATGAAAAATTAAATTTATTAACTTCTCTATTTTTAAGTACGGTATTAAATCTAGAAATCAAAAATAAATTTAGCTATGGTTGTGGTCTTGTTAAATCCAGATTAGAAAACTTATCTATTAAACTACCTACAAAAAACAACCAGCCTGACTGGGAGTTTATGGAGAATTACATCAAATCTTTATCCTATTCTATAACTTTATAATAATGAGTTTTGACAAATGAAATTCACCTCTAACCCCTCTTTCATTTTTCAAAACGGAAAAATCAAATTTATAAGAAATGAGGAAAGCCTATCATATAATTAATGAGAACGAAAAACATTTTTTGAACTCACTTCGCTACGCTCTCCTCCTTTCAGTCGTCGGGGCGTATAACAAGGGATATACGGTTCAGCCCCCGGCTCTGGCCTCACCCAAATTTTTCTTCCACTTCGTTCCAGAAAAACTTCGTATATCCCTGATGTTAATTTAAAACTCCAATAATTTTTCGTTTTTGGTATAATGTAAACTATCGCGCCTGTAGCTTAATTGGCAGAGCATCAAGCTTATACCTTGACGGTTCTTGGTTCGAGTCCAAGCGGGCGCACATAAGATAAGGCAATGGGGTTATGTACTAGGCCCTCGGCTCTACGAGTCGTATGTTCGGGGAGTCGAATCCTAGTCGACCCACTGGCGGAGAGTTGGATTGTTACGATTCGTGGGGATATTTGGTATAATTCTTGTATGGGGATTTTTAACACTATAAATATGAAAAAAGCGCTTTTGCTTATATTTTTTACGGGTGTTGCGCTAGTTTTCGGCTATTTTCTAATAGCAAAAGAGGGGGTTTCCTTTGACCAGAAAGTCTCTCCAAATATACCGAACGCGGATAAAGATATTATTAGGTTTGAAGGTGTAATAACGGACAGTACTAACGGATGCTGGATAGAGAGCGGGGTTTGTTATATTGAGGTTGACAACAAATGGGTGATAGCCGTTGTCTATGGATTGAATGCTCGCAGGAGGATGCCGGATCCAATGGGGGAAGTTGTAGGCATTGACACGACCAAAGAAGATATTGGTAAAAAGGTAGAAGTTTATGCCAAGAAAGTAAA
It contains:
- a CDS encoding N-6 DNA methylase → VLGQLYIEFLRYANSDKGLGIVLTPPHITELFADLAQVNKNSIAYDNCTGTGGFLISAMKRMITDAKGDETQIKEIKLKQLIGTEYQSHIFALAVSNMYIHQDGKTNIINGSCFDEEVIEEVKAKKPTVGFLNPPYQSKPTDTDELEFILNNLDCLVDGGTCIAIVPMQKALATSGNVLELKKKLLEKHTLQAVLSMPDELFHDSNVNVVSCVMIFTAHKPHPKTKETYFGYYKDDGYVKRKNKGRVDAYGKWEIFDKNRNLIGGIKQKWLTYFIDKNKKEEAGFSVNKSVSADMEWVAEAYMETNYSDLKDENFIDIVLKYLSFSVFQGRFDVMEPFMKENKKINLSINHWKLFKLKDLFKIFLGKPLHKTEILEYSPTILKDYFPYITRTTQNNATELYIPHKEIYNKYVNKGNAICIGAEGFQAFYQKDNFITGNKINIMGNEKLNLLTSLFLSTVLNLEIKNKFSYGCGLVKSRLENLSIKLPTKNNQPDWEFMENYIKSLSYSITL